Sequence from the Sphingomonas koreensis genome:
GTTGATCACGCGGGTCGGCCCCCAATAGCGCGATCCCTTGGCGTCGAGCGCCTTGAGTTGCCACAGCGCGCTTTCCTCGAACCCGGCCTGCTCGGGGCTAATGCCTTTGCGCCCGTCGAACCCGTTGCCCGAAAGCTGCCACTTGCCGACGATCCCCGTCGCATAGCCCGCATCCTTCAGCATATTGCCGAAGGTCCGCTGGCCGGGCGCCAGATAGGCGAACGCCTCGTAATTCCGGTGGTTCTCGATTCCGGTCATCAGCCGGGTGCGCGATGGCGAGCAAAGCGGCGTCGCATGCGCATTGTCGAAGCGCAGCCCCTCGCGCGCCATCCGATCCAGACTGGGGGTGAAATACTCGCCGCCATAAGCGTTGACCGTCTCGACGCCCATGTCGTCGGCCAGGATCAGGATGATGTTGGGCCGCTTGTCGCTGCGCGGCGCCTGCTGCGTGCCGGGGGCGTCGCTCTGCGCCTGCACCGCCGGCGCCGCGAGGGCGGCCGCGACGGCGGCAAAAAGCGCGGCCTTGATCTTCATGCGTCGTTGCTTCGCAGCCATCGGTCAATCCTTCGCGGCGTCGTTCCGGGAAATCAGGGGTCCAGTGCCTCGCACCGCTGCAGCCCGGCCATGCCGTCGCCGCCCGATGCGGGCGCCTTGCCTGGCGCGGGCGCCGGCTGGCGCGGGAAGTAGGTGCAGTCGCGCACCGCATCGTAGGCGACCGGCTTCGACCGCGCCTCGACCGGCCCCTGCGGCAGCATCGCGCGCAGCTTGGCCACGGTCGCGGCGTGGCGCGGATCGTCCGCCAGATTGTCGAACTCGCCGGGATCGCGCGAATGGTCGTAGAGCTCGCGGCCGAGCTTGCCGCCCTCCCATTCGGTATAGCGCCACCGTTCGGTGCGGACGCTGCGCCCGCCGCGCACCTGCGACAGCGCGGGCTTGGCCCATTGCCGGTCGTCGGGGCGGGCGAGCAGCGGCGTGAGGCTCTTGCCCTCGTTGCGCGCATAGCCTGGCAGTCCCGCGAGCTCGACCAATGTCGGATAGATGTCGAGCAGCTCCACCGTGCGCGGCGATCGCTTGCCCGCCGCCTTGCCGCGGCCCGGCACCCGGACGATCAGCGGCACGCGCGCCGAAGGTTCCCAAAGGATGTTCTTCATCCACTGGCCATGCTCGCCGAGCATGAAGCCGTGATCGCTGGTGAAGACCACGATCGTGTCCTCGGCGAGCCCCAGTTCGTCGAGCGCGTCGAGCACGCGCCCGACCTGCGCGTCCATGAAGCTCGTCGCCGCATAGTAGGACCGGATCATCTCGCGCTGCTGATCGGGCGTCATCGCGAAATTGTCGGGGGTCCACGCCTTGCTCGCCGGGAGCACCCGCGCCAGCATCGCCGGATCCTGCTTCTCGATCCGGATCGTGTCGAGCGGGTACAGGTCGAAATAGCGCTTAGGCGCCACCTCGGGCACGTGGGGGCGATAGAAGCCGACCCCGATGAAGAAGGGCCTGTCGCGGTTCGCCTTGATCATCGCGATCGCTTCGCTCGCGACCTTGCCGTCGGTCTGCTCGCCATCCTCGCCCTCGTCGGCGAGATAGGCCATCGCCGAACCATAGGGGATGCCCGGCGTCAGATTGGCCAGCCGGCCGTTCTCGGCATCGCGGTCGCGCCCGCGCGGATCGACCACCTTGTCCCAGGATTGGGTGTCGTCCGGCCCCGCCTCGCCGATCCCCGCAGGGACGCCCTGGTGAAAGATCTTGCCGACGCGGCCGGAGAAATAGCCGTTGGACCGGAAATATTGCGGCAGCGTCTGGATGTCGGGCAGCGCGGCGCGAAACGGCGTGTTCAGGTCCTTGACCCGCGTGGTGT
This genomic interval carries:
- a CDS encoding sulfatase, with amino-acid sequence MSRVRTLFRTTALAAIAGLMSAPLTALDAREGATTVKQQQPRKPVRAERRLNVLLIMADDLAPRLGSYGAPVRTPHIDRLARQGVSFDRAYSQFPWCAPSRASMLTGTRPDTTRVKDLNTPFRAALPDIQTLPQYFRSNGYFSGRVGKIFHQGVPAGIGEAGPDDTQSWDKVVDPRGRDRDAENGRLANLTPGIPYGSAMAYLADEGEDGEQTDGKVASEAIAMIKANRDRPFFIGVGFYRPHVPEVAPKRYFDLYPLDTIRIEKQDPAMLARVLPASKAWTPDNFAMTPDQQREMIRSYYAATSFMDAQVGRVLDALDELGLAEDTIVVFTSDHGFMLGEHGQWMKNILWEPSARVPLIVRVPGRGKAAGKRSPRTVELLDIYPTLVELAGLPGYARNEGKSLTPLLARPDDRQWAKPALSQVRGGRSVRTERWRYTEWEGGKLGRELYDHSRDPGEFDNLADDPRHAATVAKLRAMLPQGPVEARSKPVAYDAVRDCTYFPRQPAPAPGKAPASGGDGMAGLQRCEALDP